One segment of Theobroma cacao cultivar B97-61/B2 chromosome 9, Criollo_cocoa_genome_V2, whole genome shotgun sequence DNA contains the following:
- the LOC108663233 gene encoding uncharacterized protein LOC108663233 — MIITFILNGLAPEFKELSTTIIAKESAISFEELYDKLINFETALKQDDSYPIIANYVIRKTRGHTVKICRLNKSSIKELVANIAIASQFHDNKNWVVNSEASHHVAADLNNLSLYTEYGGLEELTVGDGTVFKHRGTTIEMSE, encoded by the exons ATGATCATTACATTCATATTGAATGGCCTAGCACCTGAATTCAAGGAATTATCAACAACTATCATAGCAAAAGAGTCTGCCATATCATTTGAAGAACTTTATGACAAACTCATAAACTTTGAGACAGCATTGAAACAAGATGATTCTTATCCTATCATAGCAAACTATGTCATCAGAAAAACTAGAG GTCACACTGTAAAGATTTGTAGGCTCaacaaatcaagcatcaaggAACTAGTTGCCAACATTGCAATAGCCTCTCAATTTCATGATAACAAGAATTGGGTGGTAAACTCGGAGGCATCTCACCATGTGGCAGCAGACTTGAACAATCTGTCACTGTACACTGAATATGGTGGTCTAGAAGAGTTAACTGTTGGTGATGGTACAG TATTCAAGCACAGGGGCACCACTATTGAGATGTCTGAATAA